Proteins found in one Ptychodera flava strain L36383 chromosome 3, AS_Pfla_20210202, whole genome shotgun sequence genomic segment:
- the LOC139129303 gene encoding macro domain-containing protein LIC_13295-like — protein MKGDITQLWVDAIVNPANDKLDHGGGLAKAIVDAGGKVIQEESNKIVRKRGKLLDGQAVSTAPGRLHCKRVIHAVGPRWDIGKDKDIEKQCMGKKLLLADAVSQSLREAEKWACKSIAIPAISSGIFGFPVDVCTDVIVEAVQVYNFQNRTELLDVYLVDVSDGVCSMFRKALERYCGHSNVFTQGKFSHLTEFQQRVAL, from the exons ATGAAAGGAGACATCACTCAGCTGTGGGTCGATGCTATCGTAAACCCGGCCAATGACAAGCTGGATCATGGCGGCGGACTCGCCAAAGCGATAGTGGATGCAG GAGGAAAAGTCATCCAGGAAGAAAGCAACAAGATCGTCAGAAAACGGGGAAAATTATTGGATGGCCAGGCAGTGTCAACGGCTCCAGGCCGCCTGCACTGTAAACGAGTCATCCACGCCGTAGGCCCAAGATGGGACATTGGCAAGGATAAAGACATAGAAAAGCAGTGCATGGGAAAGAAATTACTTCTCGCCGATGCTGTCTCACAGAGCCTCAGGGAGGCAGAGAAATGGGCCTGTAAGTCGATTGCCATTCCCGCAATCAGCTCCGGAATTTTCGGCTTCCCGGTTGACGTGTGCACGGATGTTATCGTTGAAGCAGTGCAGGTGTACAACTTCCAGAATCGAACCGAGCTGCTTGATGTGTACCTGGTTGATGTCAGTGATGGCGTTTGTAGCATGTTCAGAAAAGCACTGGAGAGGTATTGCGGACACAGCAATGTCTTCACCCAGGGTAAGTTTTCGCATTTAACAGAATTCCAGCAAAGAGTAGCCTTGTGA
- the LOC139129304 gene encoding protein mono-ADP-ribosyltransferase PARP14-like: MVTYPTEIDEFDKLKQTIDQKPFLKARLTCETVRQPNCVIVSKLQEDTTETLLTLYFENKRSGASEGDVERVVFDKQNAYALVYFRNYIDVSKVLNKNIPDDETVTVQPFYDVLGRVATDSHTTDVGQAETATVLDVNPSIMEYIMENEPLKKALVQKLRDVNAEIRWPFDRKEKAQLHPINNLATNNAKTWERAAVTAFHAYRNEFRSVEVKASQAVFDKVLQQTTAAAVGRGVKVTPRAATSEMVLCGKAKQVSEVKKDTETFIREVELWLEKERRQTSEEITLSSLQVKQLNILEFPNLAQRDFPNVKVIIDHEKKQVRIDGELEDTKNVTTMMYKFLAELKVKTLSSSPLAKFLGSENARGLITCILNDRGVLAVYDVQGEDIIISASNQTDLDKAAEVLNSSVKQSVLNIAPESRSCLHGDGWQGHVNEVEVKFAAVVGYFANQPGRVSVTGLVDNVDSAVSELQGYIDDNTAIDRFISVASGKVKFMFKHSKSALDDLAETGVAVEEKKNKDTGTNGVIIHGRRKILETVKKDSRCTWTPFATTGAAWNSRDWPNFSSRKEVKHMSSSLKKSTDA; encoded by the exons ATGGTGACTTACCCAACAGAGATCGACG AATTCGACAAACTAAAGCAGACCATCGATCAAAAGCCGTTTCTGAAAGCGAGGCTGACATGCGAGACTGTCCGTCAACCGAACTGTGTGATTGTGAGCAAGCTGCAGGAAGATACGACGGAGACACTGCTGACTTTGTACTTTGAGAATAAACGGAGCGGCGCATCCGAAGGTGATGTAGAACGTGTAGTATTTGACAAGCAGAACGCCTACGCCTTGGTGTACTTCAGAAACTATATAG ATGTAAGCAaagttttgaacaaaaacataCCTGATGATGAAACAGTCACTGTGCAACCTTTCTACGACGTTCTTGGACGGGTTGCAACAGACTCACACACCACTGATGTCGGGCAAGCTGAAACTGCGACTGTTCTCGACGTAAATCCATCGATCATGGAATACATCATGGAGAATGAGCCGCTGAAGAAAGCGTTGGTGCAGAAACTACGTGACGTCAATGCAGAGATCCGATGGCCGTTCGACCGAAAGGAGAAAGCTCAACTCCATCCCATTAATAACTTGGCTACCAACAACGCAAAGACATGGGAGAGGGCAGCGGTCACTGCCTTTCACGCTTACCGCAATGAGTTCAGAAGTGTCGAGGTCAAAGCGTCACAGGCAGTGTTCGATAAGGTACTCCAGCAAACTACTGCGGCTGCAGTTGGCCGTGGCGTCAAGGTTACACCGAGGGCAGCCACTTCTGAGATGGTTCTCTGCGGAAAGGCCAAGCAAGTGAGTGAAGTAAAGAAAGATACGGAGACTTTCATTCGGGAAGTCGAACTGTGGCTGGAAAAGGAGAGGAGACAGACGAGTGAAGAAATAACATTGTCATCGTTGCAGGTCAAGCAGCTCAACATCTTAGAGTTTCCCAACTTAGCGCAGAGGGACTTTCCCAATGTCAAAGTCATCATTGATCACGAAAAGAAGCAAGTGAGAATCGATGGCGAACTGGAAGACACGAAGAATGTTACAACAATGATGTATAAGTTCCTTGCTGAGTTGAAAGTCAAAACGCTCTCATCGTCTCCACTTGCCAAGTTTTTGGGTTCGGAGAATGCGCGGGGTCTCATAACGTGTATTCTCAATGACAGAGGCGTTCTCGCTGTATATGACGTCCAGGGCGAGGATATCATAATCTCTGCATCAAACCAAACTGATCTAGATAAAGCTGCAGAAGTTTTAAACAGCAGTGTCAAGCAGAGTGTCTTAAACATAGCTCCCGAGTCGCGTTCTTGTCTGCATGGAGATGGTTGGCAGGGTCATGTAAACGAAGTAGAAGTGAAGTTCGCGGCTGTCGTCGGATATTTTGCTAACCAGCCTGGCAGAGTCAGTGTCACTGGACTTGTCGACAACGTCGATAGTGCTGTGTCAGAGCTGCAGGGATACATAGACGACAACACCGCCATCGATAGGTTCATCAGTGTGGCCAGTGGAAAGGTTAAATTCATGTTTAAACATTCAAAATCCGCTCTTGATGATCTAGCTGAAACTGGTGTTGCCGTTGAGGAGAAGAAAAACAAGGACACTGGTACTAATGGAGTGATTATACACGgacgaagaaaaatattggaAACGGTGAAGAAAGACTCAAGGTGTACCTGGACGCCATTTGCCACGACAGGCGCAGCATGGAACAGCCGGGACTGGCCAAACTTTTCCAGCAGGAAAGAGGTCAAGCATATGTCAAGCTCGTTGAAGAAGAGCACAGATGCGTGA
- the LOC139130018 gene encoding uncharacterized protein: MASSKTAYLVRGIPGHIDDETASTKIELFFQNRLKNTEVEVESVKPLVSPDDTTYPRVFLAEFDGSVDAIHSTLSSDNNDYEISIKDETVRLLLEICPQDAEHGTTQHGELDDLMSSATKTEDGGLSQQRRVRGNSTSRQEDEATGDQTDISLDTSYGSFSTLNGIESYTTDTMSTTSEYSHLSRSLNEDRRDGRCHDSQHALSVGKKSTNRRPQCKRTLSCPQSRSSSNQGDKGLFRSDLNDSEGTETTFGRDIPDETTIEVTGFDAQTSMEHLKLYFSNKEISGGGK; this comes from the exons ATGGCTTCTTCGAAGACGGCCTACCTCGTCCGAGGCATACCAGGCCATATTGACGACGAGACGGCAAGTACGAAGATCGAGCtcttctttcaaaatcgactgaAAAACACGGAAGTGGAGGTTGAGTCTGTGAAGCCCCTTGTCTCACCTGACGATACGACTTACCCACGGGTGTTTCTCGCTGAGTTCGATGGTTCAGTAG ATGCCATTCACTCAACATTGTCATCGGACAACAATGACTATGAGATATCAATCAAGGACGAGACGGTGAGGCTACTGCTAGAGATTTGCCCCCAAGACGCTGAACACGGAACCACGCAGCATGGCGAGCTG GATGATTTAATGTCTAGTGCAACGAAGACTGAAGATGGTGGGCTATCTCAACAGCGACGTGTCCGTGGAAACTCCACAAGCAGGCAAGAAGACGAAGCCACAGGTGACCAGACGGATATCTCGCTTGACACGTCGTATGGGTCCTTTTCGACACTTAACGGAATTGAGAGCTACACGACTGACACAATGTCGACGACTTCCGAGTACAGCCATCTGTCGCGGAGTTTAAATGAAGACAGGCGGGACGGACGATGTCACGACTCGCAGCATGCTCTCTCCGTCGGAAAGAAATCTACGAACCGAAGACCCCAGTGCAAGCGAACCCTGTCTTGCCCGCAGTCGCGTTCATCTTCAAACCAGGGAGATAAAGGATTGTTTCGTTCAGACCTGAACGACAGCGAAG GGACCGAAACAACCTTTGGCAGGGATATTCCCGATGAAACCACCATAGAGGTCACCGGATTCGACGCACAGACAAGCATGGAGCACTTAAAACTCTACTTCTCCAACAAAGAAATCTCTGGTGGCGGTAAATAG